One Aphelocoma coerulescens isolate FSJ_1873_10779 chromosome 5, UR_Acoe_1.0, whole genome shotgun sequence DNA segment encodes these proteins:
- the ERH gene encoding enhancer of rudimentary homolog, whose amino-acid sequence MSHTILLVQPTKRPEGRTYADYESVNECMEGVCKMYEEHLKRMNPNSPSITYDISQLFDFIDDLADLSCLVYRADTQTYQPYNKDWIKEKIYVLLRRQAQQASK is encoded by the exons ATG tctcACACAATTCTACTTGTCCAGCCTACCAAGAGGCCAGAAGGCAGAACATATGCTGATTATGAATCGGTGAATGAGTGCATGGAAG GAGTCTGTAAAATGTATGAAGAGCATCTGAAGAGAATGAATCCCAACAGTCCATCCATTACATATGATATCAGCCAGTTGTTTGACTTCATTGATGACTTGGCAGACCTCAGCTGTCTTGT TTACCGTGCTGATACTCAGACATACCAACCGTACAACAAAGACTGGATAAAGGAGAAGATCTACGTCCTCCTCCGCAGGCAGGCCCAGCAAGCAAGCAAATAA